A window of Pseudodesulfovibrio hydrargyri contains these coding sequences:
- a CDS encoding PD-(D/E)XK nuclease family protein: MRSILLVPWQIDFMPVLADMVAASDNPAKLTILFPHNRPRRHLKGLLAAHPAMKKPAFMPEMTSIADFVSGLHRRLSPVPPVKAAQLDLVEMLRTIVADLRGRKGSLLSRLPELDREAFLPWGMLLARLMDDLLRQDLAPQDLEYMEGEVSAYAAGLLEQLRAIHHEYLTRLDARGWTTPGLSARFVLDHLDEVADALDGRTLLAAGFYALSGTEDRLFRALWERGILTPVLHSDPALAEGGRAHWATAEHTAWLARWGVRPEIPFNLDTAPHAPDIRFCEGYDRHSQLAGLAGDMREVKGRDSLERTAVVLPDEGALLPVLHMLPNVDPDLEPNISMGYPLARTSLARLIETLLVLRENRSPDGRYYWKDLIALIRHPYLRLLGPEDKPLRTVFHLWEAAIRQGEKFIDPTAFEPEWDGDALKDVDRAVAEPLLAEILDRCLTAFASVNTLAEVGGALAGLAGMLHARGERLWHTYLMDAECLFRLTNSVIPQLKSAETCFEPLGQSTLHSFLRRLLDQERVSFEPDPLTGLQVLGVLETRLLHFDKLFVLDAVEERLPGTNPFDPLLPDPLRKLLGLPDARERDNVSGYNFYRLLMGAKEAVVYYQNGIQPGVLDGKSVRSRFVEQLLWERELASGKLITPEDGVVRAVTFPASSLPAGPPSVPATEAVRSALAEFLTAKGLSPSGLDIYMNCPKRFFYQYLSGVRPVDAVDEDGDRSEFGSLVHDVLKEFLLPHVGTGEDLSALDPAPLLAAFSETFRAGPLHARLSLDTRTALMEAGRYRLERFVAAQQPATLLGLEHPLETTLTVDGLEIPFKGRIDRVERREQGVVILDYKTGGALLPKARFWGDVELADRMAGFLEGDVDPDLLLHLADAVRSVQLPAYLHLYARAEGESPVNAGLVKLGENGREQLLFPAKWTEEEVDEAVDDTAPLLVRTLVRHMLTASRFDPRPGDRCKWCDFTKPCGQTPPKDK; this comes from the coding sequence ACCATACTATTCCCGCACAACCGCCCGCGCCGCCACCTGAAAGGGCTGCTCGCCGCACATCCGGCCATGAAGAAGCCCGCGTTCATGCCGGAGATGACCTCCATCGCGGACTTCGTTTCCGGACTGCACCGCCGCCTTTCGCCCGTCCCGCCGGTCAAGGCCGCCCAGCTCGATCTGGTGGAGATGCTGCGCACCATCGTCGCGGACCTGCGCGGGCGCAAGGGCAGCCTGCTCTCCCGCCTGCCCGAACTCGACCGCGAGGCGTTCCTGCCGTGGGGCATGCTGCTGGCACGGCTCATGGACGACCTCCTGCGCCAGGATCTAGCCCCCCAGGACCTGGAATACATGGAGGGCGAGGTCTCGGCCTATGCGGCCGGGCTCCTGGAGCAGCTGCGCGCCATCCACCACGAGTACCTGACCCGGCTCGACGCCCGGGGCTGGACCACGCCCGGCCTGTCCGCCCGCTTCGTCCTCGACCACCTGGACGAGGTGGCCGACGCCCTGGACGGCAGGACTCTGCTGGCCGCCGGATTCTACGCCCTGAGCGGGACCGAGGACCGGCTCTTCCGCGCCCTCTGGGAGCGCGGTATCCTGACCCCGGTGCTGCACTCGGACCCGGCCCTGGCCGAGGGCGGCCGCGCCCACTGGGCCACGGCCGAACACACGGCCTGGCTCGCCCGCTGGGGAGTGCGCCCGGAGATACCATTTAACCTCGACACCGCGCCGCACGCCCCGGACATCCGCTTTTGCGAGGGCTACGACCGCCACTCGCAGCTGGCCGGGCTGGCCGGGGACATGCGCGAGGTCAAGGGGCGCGACAGCCTGGAGCGCACCGCCGTGGTCCTGCCCGACGAGGGCGCGCTGTTGCCCGTGCTGCACATGCTCCCGAACGTGGACCCGGACCTGGAGCCGAACATCTCCATGGGCTACCCGCTGGCCCGCACCTCCCTGGCCCGGCTCATCGAGACCCTGCTGGTCCTGCGCGAGAACCGCTCGCCGGACGGCCGCTACTACTGGAAGGATCTGATCGCCCTGATCCGCCACCCCTACCTGCGGCTGCTCGGCCCCGAGGACAAGCCCCTGCGCACCGTGTTCCACCTCTGGGAGGCGGCCATCCGCCAGGGCGAGAAGTTTATCGATCCCACGGCGTTCGAGCCGGAATGGGACGGCGACGCGCTCAAGGACGTGGACCGGGCCGTGGCCGAACCGCTGCTCGCGGAAATCCTGGACCGCTGCCTGACCGCGTTCGCGTCCGTGAACACCCTGGCCGAGGTGGGCGGGGCCCTGGCCGGACTGGCCGGGATGCTCCATGCGCGCGGGGAGCGGCTGTGGCACACCTACCTTATGGACGCCGAATGCCTGTTCCGGCTGACCAACTCGGTTATCCCGCAACTCAAAAGCGCCGAGACCTGCTTCGAGCCTTTGGGGCAGTCCACCCTGCACTCGTTCCTGCGCCGGTTGCTCGACCAGGAGCGCGTCTCCTTCGAACCCGACCCGCTGACCGGCCTCCAGGTCTTGGGCGTGCTCGAGACCCGGCTGCTCCATTTCGACAAGCTCTTTGTCCTCGACGCCGTGGAGGAGCGGCTGCCCGGAACCAACCCGTTCGACCCGCTGCTGCCCGACCCGCTGCGCAAGCTCCTCGGCCTGCCCGACGCCCGCGAACGGGACAACGTCTCGGGCTACAACTTCTACCGCCTGCTCATGGGCGCCAAGGAGGCGGTCGTCTACTACCAGAACGGCATCCAGCCCGGCGTGCTCGACGGCAAGTCCGTGCGCAGCCGGTTCGTCGAACAGCTGTTGTGGGAACGCGAACTGGCCTCGGGCAAACTCATCACCCCCGAGGACGGCGTGGTCCGCGCCGTGACCTTCCCGGCCAGCTCCCTGCCCGCCGGGCCGCCGTCCGTCCCGGCCACCGAGGCCGTGCGCTCGGCCCTGGCCGAGTTCCTGACCGCCAAAGGGCTGTCGCCGTCCGGCCTGGACATCTACATGAACTGCCCCAAGCGGTTCTTCTACCAGTATCTCTCGGGCGTGCGCCCGGTGGACGCCGTGGACGAGGACGGCGACCGCAGCGAGTTCGGCTCCCTGGTCCATGACGTGCTCAAGGAGTTCCTCCTGCCCCATGTCGGGACCGGCGAGGACCTTTCCGCCCTGGACCCGGCCCCGCTGCTCGCGGCCTTTAGCGAGACCTTCCGGGCCGGGCCGCTCCACGCCCGGCTGTCGCTGGACACGCGCACGGCCCTGATGGAGGCCGGCCGCTACCGGCTGGAGCGGTTCGTGGCCGCGCAACAGCCCGCCACCCTGCTCGGCCTCGAGCACCCCCTGGAAACCACCCTGACCGTGGACGGTCTGGAGATCCCGTTCAAGGGGCGCATCGACCGCGTGGAACGGCGCGAACAGGGCGTGGTCATCCTGGACTACAAGACCGGCGGCGCGCTCCTGCCCAAGGCGCGCTTCTGGGGGGACGTAGAGCTTGCGGACCGCATGGCCGGTTTCCTGGAGGGCGACGTGGACCCGGACCTGCTCCTGCACCTGGCCGACGCCGTGCGCTCGGTCCAGCTCCCGGCCTACCTCCATCTCTATGCTCGGGCCGAAGGGGAATCCCCGGTCAACGCGGGTCTGGTCAAGCTGGGCGAAAACGGCAGGGAGCAACTGCTCTTCCCGGCCAAGTGGACCGAGGAGGAAGTGGACGAGGCAGTGGACGACACCGCCCCGCTCCTGGTACGAACACTGGTCCGGCACATGCTCACGGCCTCCCGGTTCGATCCCCGGCCCGGAGACCGCTGCAAGTGGTGCGATTTCACCAAACCGTGCGGGCAAACCCCGCCCAAGGACAAATAG
- a CDS encoding PPC domain-containing DNA-binding protein: MQYSQGNVGRVFTLRLESGERLPDCLEQFAKEHEIRTALCTFIGGAGQGNLVAGPKDGDSPIIDPILCPVRGVHEVLGLGTLFPDESGAPILHMHAALGRDGETLTGCIRPGLDVWLVGEVVIMELEGTGMLRKKDPKSGLSLLTKE, translated from the coding sequence ATGCAGTACAGCCAAGGCAATGTGGGCAGGGTCTTCACCCTGCGCCTGGAAAGCGGTGAGCGGCTCCCGGACTGTCTCGAACAGTTCGCCAAGGAACACGAAATCAGGACCGCCCTGTGCACCTTCATCGGCGGCGCTGGCCAGGGCAACCTGGTGGCCGGGCCCAAGGACGGCGACTCCCCGATCATCGACCCCATCCTCTGCCCGGTACGTGGCGTCCACGAGGTGCTCGGCCTGGGCACCCTGTTCCCGGACGAGTCCGGCGCGCCGATCCTGCACATGCACGCGGCGCTCGGCCGCGACGGTGAGACACTGACCGGCTGCATCCGCCCCGGCCTGGACGTCTGGCTGGTGGGCGAGGTCGTCATCATGGAGCTTGAGGGCACCGGCATGCTGCGCAAGAAGGACCCGAAAAGCGGCCTTTCCCTGCTGACCAAGGAATAG